One genomic region from Leifsonia poae encodes:
- a CDS encoding magnesium and cobalt transport protein CorA — protein MNSIDGHIYIDGRRTAAPQSLAEAAAALQSENASAWIGLLDPDPATLEEAATRFGLHPLAVEDARKGHQRAKLERYGDTMFVVLRPATYDDRAEQVAFGEIHLFVGPRFVITLRRGGGPDLAAIRGALEAEPAFLGLGPEAMLTALLDEIVDGYAPVVAGLEEDIDQVEDGLFAGGHVDPALSERIYRLLEQVIAFQRAIGPLPGMVQGLLRGAERYGTDDDVQNRQRNVLDHIVRVTERVNTCRSLLENALTVHSTLVTLEQNDAMRRMSSASLAQGEESRRLAKETIEQGEEVKKISSWAAILFTPTLIASIYGMNFDHMPELHWVWGYPFAVALMVGLGVGLWGVFKYKHWL, from the coding sequence TTGAACTCGATCGACGGACACATCTACATCGATGGCCGCCGAACGGCCGCGCCTCAGAGCCTGGCCGAAGCGGCAGCCGCGCTCCAGTCCGAGAACGCATCGGCCTGGATCGGACTGCTCGATCCGGATCCGGCGACCCTCGAGGAAGCCGCGACCAGATTCGGGTTGCACCCCCTCGCGGTCGAGGACGCCCGCAAGGGCCACCAACGGGCGAAGCTCGAGCGTTATGGCGACACCATGTTCGTCGTCCTCCGGCCCGCCACGTACGACGACCGTGCCGAGCAGGTCGCCTTCGGGGAGATCCATTTGTTCGTCGGCCCGCGCTTCGTGATCACGCTTCGGCGCGGCGGAGGACCGGACTTGGCGGCCATCCGTGGCGCGTTGGAGGCAGAGCCGGCCTTCCTCGGGCTCGGTCCGGAGGCGATGCTCACCGCTCTGCTCGACGAGATCGTGGACGGCTATGCACCGGTCGTCGCAGGTCTCGAAGAGGACATCGATCAGGTCGAGGACGGCCTGTTCGCCGGTGGTCACGTCGACCCCGCTCTGTCTGAACGCATCTACCGCCTTCTCGAGCAGGTGATCGCGTTCCAGCGGGCCATCGGGCCGCTTCCCGGCATGGTGCAGGGCCTCCTCCGGGGCGCGGAGCGCTACGGCACCGACGACGATGTGCAGAATCGGCAGCGCAACGTCCTCGATCACATCGTCAGGGTCACGGAACGAGTCAACACGTGCCGGTCACTGCTGGAGAACGCCCTCACCGTTCATTCGACTCTCGTCACCCTGGAACAGAACGATGCGATGCGCCGGATGTCGAGCGCAAGCCTCGCTCAGGGCGAAGAGAGTCGCCGGCTCGCGAAAGAGACCATCGAACAGGGCGAAGAGGTCAAGAAGATCTCCTCCTGGGCGGCGATCCTGTTCACGCCGACGCTGATCGCCTCGATCTACGGCATGAACTTCGACCACATGCCGGAGCTCCACTGGGTGTGGGGCTACCCCTTCGCCGTCGCGCTGATGGTCGGCCTCGGAGTCGGGCTCTGGGGGGTATTCAAGTACAAGCACTGGCTTTGA
- a CDS encoding phage holin family protein: MRKWVLLVGVAFVINLILLLVVVLLLPQVKGGIGVLWAAIVLTAATVLIKPALTTFLTNRGTRLQSRASWLRGKTLTYLVDLVVTFAVFWIAVVFSSVRITSFWGWFWGTLILWAGFIVYDLFEDRIRKRAGDLYDRATGAGT, translated from the coding sequence ATGCGCAAATGGGTTCTCCTGGTCGGGGTCGCGTTCGTCATCAACCTGATCTTGCTGCTCGTCGTGGTACTGCTCCTGCCTCAGGTGAAAGGCGGGATCGGTGTTCTCTGGGCGGCGATCGTGCTGACCGCCGCCACCGTGCTGATCAAACCGGCGTTGACGACCTTCCTGACCAACCGCGGCACTCGACTGCAGTCGAGGGCATCCTGGTTGCGCGGCAAGACGCTCACCTACCTGGTGGACCTGGTGGTGACGTTCGCGGTGTTCTGGATCGCGGTGGTGTTCTCCAGCGTGCGCATCACCAGCTTCTGGGGGTGGTTCTGGGGCACGCTCATCCTCTGGGCCGGTTTCATCGTCTACGACCTGTTCGAAGACCGCATCCGCAAACGGGCAGGCGATCTCTACGACCGGGCAACAGGCGCCGGCACGTGA